One Brassica napus cultivar Da-Ae chromosome C4, Da-Ae, whole genome shotgun sequence genomic region harbors:
- the LOC106399674 gene encoding probable protein phosphatase 2C 30, which translates to MQVSKNPTKQTNREKKKLTEDYTMSRSVIMASESPVYFPSPLVFSPTSAKTPPSSPRWTPPKKIMIACPPRKPKETTSSSESNTALKRKRPPMLDLKLPPTVSSWCSTTVKTPGKADDVVEAEGDGVYSVYCKRGRRGPMEDRYAAAVDPGERVRKKAFFGVFDGHGGSKAAEFAAKNLGNNIEAAMEAARSGEEGYSVERAIREGYIKTDEDFLKEGSRGGACCVTALISEGELSVSNAGDCRAVISRGGVAEALTTDHNPSQASEFKRIEALGGYVDSCNGVWRIQGTLAVSRGIGDRYLKEWVIAEPETRTLRIKPELEFLILASDGLWDKVTNQEAVDVVRPFCVGVKNPKTLSACKKLAELSCKRGCLDDISLIIIQLQQFVA; encoded by the exons atgcaaGTCTCTAAGAATCCGACCAAGCAAACAAATcgagagaagaagaaactcaCCGAAGATTATACCATGTCAAGGTCAGTGATCATGGCTTCGGAGTCTCCGGTTTACTTCCCATCTCCACTTGTTTTTTCTCCGACGTCAGCCAAAACGCCGCCCTCTTCTCCTCGTTGGACACCACCGAAGAAGATTATGATAGCGTGTCCTCCAAGGAAGCCTAAAGAGACGACTTCGAGTTCTGAATCTAACACAGCTTTAAAAAGAAAGCGACCACCGATGCTTGACCTAAAGCTACCTCCCACGGTTTCATCGTGGTGCAGTACGACGGTGAAGACGCCGGGAAAAGCGGATGACGTTGTTGAAGCGGAAGGAGATGGAGTTTACTCCGTTTACTGCAAGAGAGGAAGACGCGGACCAATGGAAGATAGATATGCGGCGGCGGTTGATCCTGGCGAGAGAGTTCGCAAGAAGGCTTTCTTCGGCGTTTTCGACGGTCACGGCGGATCCAAAGCGGCGGAGTTCGCGGCGAAGAATCTCGGCAACAACATTGAGGCGGCGATGGAGGCAGCGAGATCTGGAGAAGAAGGTTACTCGGTTGAGAGAGCGATACGAGAAGGTTACATCAAAACGGACGAGGACTTCTTGAAAGAAGGCTCGAGGGGCGGCGCGTGTTGTGTAACCGCTTTGATATCGGAAGGCGAGCTTTCGGTTTCGAATGCCGGAGATTGTCGGGCTGTTATAAGCCGCGGTGGAGTTGCGGAGGCTCTTACTACCGATCATAATCCTTCTCAAGCTAGTGAGTTCAAAAGGATTGAAGCATTG GGTGGTTATGTTGACAGCTGCAACGGCGTGTGGAGAATTCAAGGAACATTAGCCGTCTCACGAGGAATTGGAGACCGGTATCTCAAGGAGTGGGTGATAGCTGAACCGGAAACAAGAACATTACGGATAAAACCGGAACTTGAGTTCTTGATCTTAGCATCTGACGGCCTCTGGGATAAG GTAACGAACCAGGAGGCGGTTGATGTGGTTCGGCCGTTCTGCGTAGGCGTGAAGAATCCAAAGACACTTTCTGCTTGCAAGAAACTAGCCGAGTTATCGTGTAAGAGAGGGTGTTTGGATGATATTAGTCTAATCATAATTCAGCTACAACAGTTTGTGGCATGA